The following are from one region of the Georgenia sp. M64 genome:
- a CDS encoding ABC transporter permease: MTAVATAPAGAQQRTVLAPISWRWPLIYGVLALVALVFFTLLPEGGRETNYQISRGGDLWTIPNFTVPLTATNLVLSVVMLALTAYVVRATVGRHRIPTWVPIVFGIAFVLAFLTWVGAGRATVIPVTTLLSGALALSVPLVFGALSGVVCERSGIVNIAIEGQLLAGAFLGAVVASLTSSAYLGLVAAPLAGAAVGAILAFFAVRYWVDQIIVGVVLNVLVIGLTSFLFSTVLTENKATWNAAQRLPTLPVPLLSEIPVIGPVLFRQTLLVYLMYAAVIVLQVFIFRSRWGLRMRSVGEHPKAADTVGIKVNRTRVLNTILGGAIAGLGGAFFTVGSGLAFGKEMSAGQGFIALAAMILGRWNPVGAVAAALLFGFSKNLGNVLSTIGSNVPSEFLLMLPYAVTIFAVAGLVGRVRAPAAENIPYIK, encoded by the coding sequence ATGACCGCCGTCGCCACCGCGCCGGCCGGCGCGCAGCAGCGCACCGTCCTGGCCCCCATCAGCTGGCGCTGGCCGCTGATCTACGGCGTCCTCGCCCTGGTCGCCCTGGTCTTCTTCACCCTGCTGCCCGAGGGTGGCCGGGAGACCAACTACCAGATCTCCCGCGGGGGAGACCTGTGGACGATCCCCAACTTCACGGTCCCGCTCACGGCGACGAACCTCGTTCTGTCCGTCGTCATGCTCGCGCTGACCGCCTACGTGGTCCGGGCGACGGTCGGGCGGCACCGGATCCCCACCTGGGTGCCGATCGTCTTCGGGATCGCGTTCGTCCTGGCGTTCCTCACCTGGGTGGGCGCGGGACGGGCGACGGTCATCCCTGTCACCACCCTGCTCTCCGGGGCGCTGGCGCTGTCGGTCCCGCTGGTCTTCGGTGCCCTCTCCGGGGTGGTGTGCGAGCGCTCGGGCATCGTCAACATCGCCATCGAGGGTCAGCTCCTCGCCGGCGCCTTCCTCGGGGCCGTCGTCGCCTCCCTCACCTCCAGCGCCTACCTCGGCCTGGTCGCCGCGCCGCTGGCGGGCGCCGCCGTCGGGGCGATCCTGGCGTTCTTCGCAGTGAGGTACTGGGTCGACCAGATCATCGTGGGTGTGGTCCTCAACGTCCTCGTCATCGGCCTGACGAGCTTCCTGTTCTCCACGGTGCTCACCGAGAACAAGGCCACCTGGAACGCCGCGCAGCGCCTGCCCACCCTGCCCGTCCCGCTGCTCAGCGAGATCCCGGTGATCGGGCCGGTGCTCTTCCGCCAGACCCTGCTGGTCTACCTCATGTACGCGGCGGTCATCGTCCTCCAGGTCTTCATCTTCCGCAGCCGGTGGGGCCTGCGGATGCGCTCGGTGGGCGAGCACCCCAAGGCGGCCGACACCGTCGGGATCAAGGTCAACCGCACGCGCGTGCTCAACACGATCCTCGGTGGCGCGATCGCCGGGCTCGGCGGGGCCTTCTTCACGGTCGGCTCGGGCCTGGCCTTCGGCAAGGAGATGTCCGCCGGCCAGGGCTTCATCGCCCTCGCCGCGATGATCCTCGGCCGCTGGAACCCGGTCGGTGCGGTGGCCGCCGCGCTGCTCTTCGGCTTCTCCAAGAACCTGGGGAACGTCCTGTCCACCATCGGCTCCAACGTGCCGTCGGAGTTCCTCCTCATGCTGCCCTACGCGGTGACGATCTTCGCCGTCGCGGGCCTCGTGGGACGCGTGCGCGCCCCGGCCGCCGAGAACATCCCCTACATCAAGTGA
- a CDS encoding cytidine deaminase — MGVDEGTWESLRELAREAMDRAYAPYSGFPVGAAALVDDGRTVSGCNVENAGYGVTLCAECGLVSDLVRTGGGRLVAFTCVGGQGRPLAPCGRCRQLLWEHGGPDLLVELPGGIRPMSEVLPEAFGPEDLRTP; from the coding sequence ATGGGCGTGGACGAGGGAACCTGGGAGTCGCTGCGTGAGCTGGCGCGCGAGGCCATGGACCGCGCGTACGCGCCGTACTCCGGGTTCCCGGTGGGCGCCGCGGCGCTTGTCGACGACGGCCGGACCGTCTCGGGCTGCAACGTCGAGAACGCCGGCTACGGGGTGACCCTGTGCGCCGAGTGCGGGCTCGTCTCCGACCTCGTGCGCACCGGCGGGGGGAGACTGGTGGCCTTCACGTGTGTCGGGGGGCAGGGCCGGCCCCTCGCGCCGTGCGGGCGGTGCCGCCAGCTGCTGTGGGAGCACGGCGGCCCCGACCTCCTCGTCGAGCTGCCCGGCGGGATCCGGCCGATGTCCGAGGTGCTGCCCGAGGCCTTCGGGCCCGAGGACCTGCGCACACCATGA
- a CDS encoding thymidine phosphorylase: protein MTEAFDAVDVIRAKRDGARLSPAQIDWVIDAYTRGVVADEQMSALAMAIFLNGMERAEISRWTEAMIRSGERMDFSGLDRPTADKHSTGGVGDKITLPLAPLVAVFGVAVPQLSGRGLGHTGGTLDKLEAIPGWRASLSNEEILAQLGDVGAVICAAGSGLAPADKKLYALRDTTATVESIPLIASSIMSKKIAEGTGSLVLDVKVGTGAFMKDRHRAGELAQTMVELGTDAGVRTVALLTDMSTPLGLTVGNALEVRESVEVLAGGGPADVVELTVALAREMLDAAGRRDADPAAALADGRAMDVWRRMIAAQDGDPDAALPVARHTEQVLADRDGVVTVLDAYTVGVASWRLGAGRARKEDPVQAGAGIELHAKPGDRVRAGQPLMTLHTDTPERFARAQEALEGGVTVSAQESPRPHGIVLGRVAG from the coding sequence ATGACCGAAGCCTTCGACGCCGTCGACGTCATCCGCGCCAAGCGTGACGGCGCCCGCCTCAGCCCGGCCCAGATCGACTGGGTCATCGACGCCTACACCCGTGGGGTCGTGGCCGACGAGCAGATGAGCGCCCTGGCCATGGCGATCTTCCTCAACGGCATGGAGCGCGCCGAGATCTCCCGCTGGACCGAGGCGATGATCCGCTCGGGGGAGCGGATGGACTTCTCCGGCCTCGACCGACCCACCGCGGACAAGCACTCCACCGGCGGGGTGGGGGACAAGATCACGCTGCCGCTGGCTCCGCTCGTGGCCGTCTTCGGCGTCGCGGTGCCGCAGCTGTCCGGGCGCGGCCTCGGCCACACCGGCGGCACCCTGGACAAGCTCGAGGCGATCCCCGGCTGGCGCGCGAGCCTGAGCAACGAGGAGATCCTCGCCCAGCTCGGCGATGTCGGCGCCGTCATCTGCGCCGCGGGCTCCGGCCTGGCGCCGGCCGACAAGAAGCTCTACGCCCTGCGCGACACCACCGCCACCGTCGAGTCGATCCCGCTGATCGCCTCGTCGATCATGAGCAAGAAGATCGCCGAGGGGACCGGCTCGCTGGTCCTGGACGTCAAGGTCGGCACCGGGGCGTTCATGAAGGACCGCCACCGTGCCGGTGAGCTCGCCCAGACCATGGTCGAGCTCGGCACCGACGCCGGGGTCCGCACCGTCGCCCTGCTCACCGACATGTCCACCCCGCTCGGGCTCACGGTCGGCAACGCGCTGGAGGTCCGCGAGTCGGTGGAGGTGCTCGCCGGCGGGGGCCCCGCCGACGTCGTCGAGCTCACCGTCGCCCTGGCCCGGGAGATGCTCGACGCCGCCGGGCGCCGCGACGCCGACCCCGCCGCGGCCCTGGCCGACGGCCGGGCGATGGACGTGTGGCGCCGCATGATCGCCGCGCAGGACGGCGACCCCGACGCAGCCCTGCCCGTGGCCCGGCACACCGAGCAGGTCCTCGCCGACCGCGACGGCGTGGTCACCGTGCTCGACGCTTACACCGTCGGCGTCGCCTCGTGGCGCCTCGGCGCCGGACGCGCCCGCAAGGAGGACCCGGTCCAGGCCGGCGCCGGCATCGAGCTGCACGCCAAGCCGGGTGACCGGGTCCGCGCCGGGCAGCCGCTCATGACGCTGCACACCGACACCCCCGAGCGCTTCGCCCGCGCGCAGGAGGCGCTCGAGGGCGGCGTCACCGTCTCCGCCCAGGAGTCCCCGCGCCCGCACGGCATCGTCCTGGGGCGGGTGGCCGGCTGA
- the deoC gene encoding deoxyribose-phosphate aldolase — protein sequence MSPTRTEVARMVDHTLLKPEATEQDVAALVAQARELGAYSVCVSPSMLPLTGTGEVKVATVCGFPSGAHHADVKAAEAARSVADGADEIDMVVNLALATTGRYDDVRGEIAAVRAAAPAPVVLKVIIESAALTDDQVVAVCEAAEAAGADFVKTSTGFHPAGGASAHAVALMARTVGGRLGVKASGGIRTTEAALEMIAAGATRLGLSGTGAVLDGLSD from the coding sequence ATGAGCCCCACCCGCACCGAGGTCGCCCGCATGGTCGACCACACCCTGCTCAAGCCGGAGGCCACGGAGCAGGACGTCGCCGCGCTCGTGGCGCAGGCCCGCGAGCTCGGGGCCTACTCGGTGTGCGTCTCGCCCAGCATGCTCCCGCTCACCGGCACCGGGGAGGTCAAGGTCGCGACCGTGTGCGGCTTCCCCTCCGGCGCCCACCACGCCGACGTCAAGGCCGCGGAGGCCGCCCGGTCCGTCGCCGACGGCGCCGACGAGATCGACATGGTCGTCAACCTGGCCCTGGCCACGACCGGACGCTACGACGACGTGCGCGGCGAGATCGCCGCCGTCCGTGCCGCCGCGCCCGCCCCGGTCGTCCTCAAGGTCATCATCGAGTCCGCGGCGCTGACCGACGACCAGGTCGTCGCGGTGTGCGAGGCGGCGGAGGCCGCCGGCGCCGACTTCGTCAAGACCTCCACCGGGTTCCACCCCGCCGGCGGGGCCAGCGCGCACGCGGTGGCGCTCATGGCCCGCACGGTGGGCGGACGCCTCGGCGTCAAGGCCTCCGGCGGCATCCGCACCACCGAGGCGGCCCTGGAGATGATCGCCGCGGGGGCGACCCGCCTGGGCCTGTCCGGGACCGGCGCCGTCCTGGACGGACTCTCCGACTGA
- the fabI gene encoding enoyl-ACP reductase FabI — protein MALLDGKTLLVTGVLTEGSIAFHVARLAQEQGAEVVLTSFGRQLRLTQAIARRLPAAAPVVELDVTSDDDLAALAARVGEHTDHLDGVVHSIGFAPQSVLGGNFLAAQWPDVATALQVSAFSLKALAAAAQPMLGRGSSIVGLTLDATVAWPVYDWMGVAKAALESTARYLARDLGPDGIRVNLVSAGPVRTKAATSIPGFETLEGGWDARAPLGWDVADAEPTARAVAALLSDWFPATTGEIVHVDGGVHAMGV, from the coding sequence TTGGCCCTGCTGGACGGCAAGACCCTGCTCGTCACCGGAGTGCTCACGGAGGGCTCGATCGCCTTCCACGTGGCGCGGCTCGCGCAGGAGCAGGGCGCCGAGGTCGTCCTGACGTCCTTCGGACGCCAGCTCCGGCTCACCCAGGCGATCGCCCGGCGGCTGCCGGCCGCCGCCCCCGTGGTCGAGCTCGACGTCACCTCCGACGACGACCTCGCAGCGCTCGCAGCGAGGGTGGGGGAGCACACCGACCACCTGGACGGCGTCGTGCACTCCATCGGCTTCGCGCCGCAGTCGGTGCTCGGCGGCAACTTCCTCGCGGCGCAGTGGCCGGACGTGGCGACGGCGCTCCAGGTCTCGGCCTTCTCGCTCAAGGCGCTGGCCGCCGCCGCGCAGCCGATGCTCGGCCGGGGCTCCTCGATCGTCGGGCTGACCCTCGACGCGACCGTCGCCTGGCCCGTCTACGACTGGATGGGGGTGGCGAAGGCGGCCCTGGAGTCCACCGCCCGCTACCTCGCCCGGGACCTCGGCCCGGACGGCATCCGGGTCAACCTGGTCTCCGCCGGGCCCGTGCGCACCAAGGCCGCGACCTCGATCCCCGGCTTCGAGACCCTCGAGGGCGGCTGGGACGCGCGCGCCCCGCTGGGCTGGGACGTCGCCGACGCCGAGCCGACGGCCCGCGCCGTCGCGGCCCTGCTCTCCGACTGGTTCCCGGCGACCACCGGCGAGATCGTCCACGTCGACGGCGGCGTGCACGCGATGGGCGTCTGA
- a CDS encoding phosphatase PAP2 family protein yields MAWGLNLVVKEAVQRARPVVADSVVHAPGFSFPSGHAMNTAVAGFVVTALLWPLLGRGGRVGVLAGVSAVVVITGVDRVMLGAHYPSDVVAGILLGGATAGGSLLGYLGWNPAHPADLPEGT; encoded by the coding sequence GTGGCGTGGGGACTGAACCTCGTGGTCAAGGAGGCCGTCCAGCGGGCCCGACCGGTCGTGGCGGACTCCGTCGTGCACGCGCCCGGGTTCAGCTTCCCGTCCGGTCACGCCATGAACACCGCCGTCGCCGGGTTCGTGGTGACCGCCCTGCTGTGGCCGCTGCTCGGCCGGGGGGGCCGCGTCGGCGTCCTCGCCGGCGTGAGCGCCGTCGTGGTGATCACCGGGGTCGACCGGGTCATGCTGGGTGCGCACTACCCCTCCGACGTCGTGGCCGGGATCCTCCTCGGTGGCGCGACGGCCGGGGGCTCCCTGCTCGGCTACCTCGGGTGGAACCCCGCGCACCCCGCGGACCTGCCCGAAGGGACCTGA
- a CDS encoding phosphatase PAP2 family protein, with protein sequence MGSLRRWEDDPSRPTPGRALADLGRRALAPAVPLWGLVVGTGLLIVGPLDSLPEEEAVNEALAAGRTPSLDAVTSVLSNIGATLFIVSACLVAMATLWWRTRQWWFAVVPGIAVALQAAVFVTAAAVVGRERPDVDHLDEAPPTSSFPSGHTGASTAFYLTMAMLAQRIRRPVLRRVATAVCILVPFLVATARLYRGMHSPTDVVVGMLNGIVCALLGWHYLRREEDGRRRQTRAYRARPKE encoded by the coding sequence ATGGGATCTCTGCGCCGCTGGGAGGACGACCCGAGCCGGCCGACCCCCGGGCGGGCCCTGGCGGACCTCGGTCGCCGCGCCCTCGCGCCGGCCGTGCCGCTGTGGGGCCTCGTCGTCGGGACGGGGCTCCTGATCGTCGGACCGTTGGACTCGCTGCCCGAGGAGGAGGCGGTCAACGAGGCCCTCGCGGCCGGGCGCACCCCCTCGCTGGACGCCGTCACCTCCGTGCTGTCCAACATCGGCGCGACCCTGTTCATCGTCAGCGCCTGCCTCGTGGCGATGGCCACGCTGTGGTGGCGCACCCGGCAGTGGTGGTTCGCCGTCGTGCCCGGGATCGCGGTCGCGCTGCAGGCCGCAGTGTTCGTCACGGCAGCGGCCGTCGTCGGCCGGGAGAGACCCGACGTCGACCACCTCGACGAGGCCCCGCCGACGTCGAGCTTCCCCAGCGGTCACACCGGTGCCTCGACGGCCTTCTACCTCACCATGGCGATGCTGGCCCAGCGCATCCGGCGCCCCGTGCTGCGCCGGGTGGCGACGGCGGTCTGCATCCTCGTCCCGTTCCTCGTGGCGACGGCCCGGCTGTACCGCGGCATGCACAGCCCGACCGACGTCGTCGTCGGCATGCTCAACGGGATCGTCTGCGCGCTCCTGGGCTGGCACTACCTGCGCCGCGAGGAGGACGGGCGAAGGCGTCAGACCCGCGCGTACCGGGCCCGGCCGAAGGAGTAG
- a CDS encoding DUF1206 domain-containing protein: MNETVRGTAAQAGDHPMLETGARLGYAASGLIHLLVAWLALQIAWGGSSGSSDQTGAMTQLAKSPVGSALLWVVVAGFVLLALWQVAEAVARGDTGSRVKSAGKAVLYLALAWTGVSVLRGTSSSGAGQTESFTASLMAQPFGRVLVAVVGIGVLAVGAYHVVKGWKAKFLRDLRENPGTWLVRAGRVGYVAKGVALGIVGALFVAAAVTADPDRAAGLDGALRSLQGVPFGQALLTAVALGLAAYGVYSFGRARYARV, translated from the coding sequence ATGAACGAGACGGTACGAGGCACCGCCGCCCAGGCCGGTGACCACCCGATGCTCGAGACCGGGGCACGCCTGGGGTACGCGGCGAGCGGCCTCATCCATCTCCTGGTGGCCTGGCTGGCGCTCCAGATCGCCTGGGGCGGCTCCAGCGGCTCCTCCGACCAGACCGGTGCCATGACGCAGCTCGCCAAGAGCCCGGTCGGCTCGGCACTGCTGTGGGTCGTCGTCGCCGGCTTCGTCCTGCTCGCCCTCTGGCAGGTCGCCGAGGCGGTGGCCCGCGGCGACACCGGGTCGCGCGTCAAGAGCGCCGGCAAGGCCGTCCTCTACCTGGCCCTGGCCTGGACCGGCGTGTCGGTGCTGCGGGGGACGTCCTCGTCGGGCGCCGGCCAGACCGAGAGCTTCACCGCCTCCCTGATGGCCCAGCCCTTCGGCCGGGTGCTCGTGGCCGTGGTCGGGATCGGGGTGCTCGCCGTCGGGGCGTACCACGTGGTCAAGGGCTGGAAGGCGAAGTTCCTCCGAGACCTCCGCGAGAACCCCGGGACGTGGCTGGTCCGTGCCGGCCGCGTGGGGTACGTCGCCAAGGGGGTCGCCCTGGGCATCGTCGGCGCGCTCTTCGTCGCCGCCGCGGTCACGGCCGACCCGGATCGGGCCGCGGGGCTCGACGGCGCGCTGCGGTCGCTCCAGGGCGTGCCGTTCGGTCAGGCGCTGCTCACCGCGGTCGCGCTCGGCCTGGCGGCGTACGGCGTCTACTCCTTCGGCCGGGCCCGGTACGCGCGGGTCTGA
- a CDS encoding nitronate monooxygenase has product MLVQPDDGAAPRGPGPTLPTIIQGGMGVAVSSWRLARAVSLTGQLGVVSGTALDVVVARRLQDGDDGGHVRRALAHFPVPAVAERVLARHYRPGGRAPGRPYVPVPKVSARPTTTALELSVVANFAEVWLAKEGHDGVVGINFLEKIQMATPSAAYGAMLAGVDYVLMGAGIPTEIPRLLDALARHEPASIALHVEGAGRRYSVGLDPQALTGGGLAPLRRPRFLAIISAHVLATHLAREDATRPDGFVVEGPRAGGHNAPPRGRLVLDDDGQPVFGPRDEADLARIAAVGLPFWLAGGYSSPELVAKARAAGAAGVQVGSIFALSAESGLRPVLREQMLTALAEDRLEVRTDPHASPTSFPFKVVSLPGTLSQPQVYEARPRLCDVSHLRVPYEREPGVLGYRCPAEPVDIYVGKGGSVEDTVGRKCLCNALLADVGLGQTRRDGYEEDSLVTLGTDLDGAAALVAAEPAGWSAARAVEYLLD; this is encoded by the coding sequence ATGCTCGTGCAACCGGACGACGGCGCTGCTCCGCGTGGGCCGGGCCCCACCCTGCCCACGATCATCCAGGGCGGCATGGGGGTGGCGGTGTCCTCGTGGCGGCTGGCCCGGGCGGTCTCGCTCACCGGCCAGCTGGGCGTGGTCTCGGGCACCGCCCTCGACGTCGTGGTCGCCCGCCGGCTGCAGGACGGCGACGACGGCGGCCACGTGCGCCGGGCCCTGGCGCACTTCCCGGTGCCGGCCGTCGCCGAGCGGGTCCTCGCCAGGCACTACCGGCCGGGCGGCCGCGCTCCGGGACGGCCCTACGTCCCTGTGCCGAAGGTCAGTGCCCGACCGACGACGACCGCCCTCGAGCTGTCGGTGGTGGCCAACTTCGCCGAGGTGTGGCTCGCGAAGGAGGGCCACGACGGCGTCGTCGGCATCAACTTCCTCGAGAAGATCCAGATGGCCACGCCGAGCGCCGCGTACGGGGCGATGCTCGCCGGTGTGGACTACGTCCTCATGGGGGCCGGGATCCCCACCGAGATCCCGCGCCTGCTCGACGCCCTGGCGCGGCACGAGCCTGCGTCGATCGCCCTGCACGTCGAGGGCGCCGGCCGGAGGTACTCCGTCGGCCTGGACCCGCAGGCGCTGACCGGGGGCGGCCTGGCACCGCTGCGGCGACCGCGTTTTCTGGCGATCATCTCCGCGCACGTCCTCGCCACGCATCTGGCGCGCGAGGACGCGACGCGACCCGACGGCTTCGTCGTCGAGGGACCGCGTGCGGGCGGCCACAACGCCCCGCCGCGGGGCCGGCTGGTGCTCGACGACGACGGCCAGCCCGTCTTCGGGCCCCGCGACGAGGCGGACCTGGCCAGGATCGCCGCCGTCGGCCTGCCGTTCTGGCTCGCCGGGGGCTACAGCTCACCCGAGCTCGTCGCCAAGGCCCGGGCGGCCGGCGCCGCGGGGGTCCAGGTCGGCTCGATCTTCGCGCTCTCCGCCGAGTCCGGGCTGCGGCCCGTACTCCGTGAACAGATGCTCACGGCCCTCGCCGAGGACCGGCTCGAGGTGCGGACCGACCCGCACGCCTCGCCCACGAGCTTCCCGTTCAAGGTCGTCTCGCTGCCCGGCACGCTCTCCCAGCCGCAGGTCTACGAGGCCCGGCCGCGGCTGTGCGACGTGAGCCACCTGCGGGTGCCCTACGAGCGCGAGCCCGGCGTCCTGGGCTACCGCTGCCCGGCCGAGCCGGTGGACATCTACGTCGGCAAGGGCGGGTCGGTGGAGGACACGGTCGGGCGCAAGTGCCTGTGCAACGCCCTCCTCGCCGACGTCGGCCTCGGACAGACCCGCCGCGACGGCTACGAGGAGGACTCCCTGGTGACCCTGGGCACGGACCTCGACGGGGCGGCCGCACTGGTCGCGGCCGAGCCGGCCGGGTGGAGCGCGGCCCGCGCCGTCGAGTACCTCCTGGACTGA
- a CDS encoding phospho-sugar mutase, with translation MNVTPEQVRAWVEADPDPATRRELTDLLERATGGSDEAAADLDDRFSGPLEFGTAGLRGEIGAGPHRMNRAVVIRAAAGLSAYLAEQVGAGFRVVVGYDARHGSAEFAVDTAAVVTAAGGTALLLPGPLPTPVLAFAVRHLGTDAGVMVTASHNPPRDNGYKVYLGGRAATGAGQGVQIVPPADGEIAARIAAAPPALDVPRAESGWEVLGPQVHEAYLARAASLVPAGHTRGLRIVLTSMHGVGSRTTLEALARAGFTDVHPVPEQAEPDPDFPTVAFPNPEEPGALDLAVALARRVEADVVLATDPDADRCTMAVPDDSVAGGWRQLTGDEIGSLLGEQSAAVAALGGHGVLASSVVSSRQLARIAAAHGLEHRTTLTGFKWIARTEGLVFGYEEAIGFCVDPAAVRDKDGITAAVRLAYLVAQLRDHGGDVPGALDDLARRHGLHLSDQLSFRVADLGLIAGAMARLRAAAPATLAGSPVTTTTDLAQGSPELPATDALVYLTAAGDRVIVRPSGTEPKLKCYLEVVSEVRAGTDVARARRDARERMALLRADVAAAVGL, from the coding sequence GTGAACGTCACCCCCGAGCAGGTCCGAGCGTGGGTCGAGGCCGACCCGGACCCGGCGACCCGCCGCGAGCTCACGGACCTGCTGGAGCGAGCCACGGGGGGCTCGGACGAGGCAGCCGCCGACCTGGACGACCGGTTCTCCGGACCGCTGGAGTTCGGCACGGCGGGGCTGCGCGGTGAGATCGGCGCCGGTCCGCACCGGATGAACCGCGCGGTCGTCATCCGCGCGGCGGCAGGGCTGAGCGCCTACCTGGCCGAGCAGGTCGGCGCCGGCTTCCGGGTGGTCGTGGGATACGACGCCCGCCACGGCTCGGCCGAGTTCGCCGTCGACACCGCGGCGGTGGTCACCGCCGCCGGCGGCACCGCCCTGCTCCTGCCCGGGCCCTTGCCCACGCCGGTGCTCGCGTTCGCGGTGCGCCACCTCGGCACCGACGCCGGGGTCATGGTCACCGCCTCCCACAACCCGCCTCGCGACAACGGGTACAAGGTCTACCTCGGGGGCCGCGCCGCCACCGGCGCCGGGCAGGGCGTCCAGATCGTCCCGCCCGCCGACGGCGAGATCGCCGCCCGCATCGCCGCGGCGCCGCCCGCCCTGGACGTGCCCCGGGCCGAGAGCGGGTGGGAGGTGCTCGGCCCGCAGGTCCACGAGGCCTACCTCGCCCGGGCCGCCTCGCTCGTCCCCGCCGGGCACACCCGCGGCCTGCGGATCGTCCTGACGTCGATGCACGGGGTCGGCTCGCGCACCACCCTCGAGGCGCTCGCCCGCGCCGGGTTCACCGACGTCCACCCCGTGCCCGAGCAGGCCGAGCCCGACCCGGACTTCCCCACCGTCGCCTTCCCCAACCCCGAGGAGCCCGGCGCCCTCGACCTCGCCGTCGCCCTGGCCCGGCGGGTCGAGGCCGACGTCGTCCTGGCCACCGACCCCGACGCCGACCGGTGCACGATGGCGGTGCCCGACGACTCCGTCGCGGGCGGGTGGCGCCAGCTCACCGGTGACGAGATCGGCTCCCTCCTCGGCGAGCAGAGCGCGGCGGTCGCCGCGCTGGGCGGCCACGGCGTGCTCGCCAGCTCCGTGGTCTCCTCCCGCCAGCTGGCCCGCATCGCGGCCGCGCACGGCCTCGAGCACCGCACGACCCTGACGGGGTTCAAGTGGATCGCCCGCACGGAGGGCCTGGTGTTCGGCTACGAGGAGGCGATCGGCTTCTGCGTGGACCCTGCTGCCGTGCGCGACAAGGACGGCATCACCGCCGCCGTGCGGCTGGCCTACCTCGTGGCCCAGCTGCGCGACCACGGCGGGGACGTCCCGGGAGCGCTGGACGACCTGGCGCGCCGGCACGGGCTGCACCTGAGCGACCAGCTCTCCTTCCGCGTGGCCGACCTCGGCCTCATCGCCGGCGCCATGGCGAGGCTTCGGGCCGCCGCCCCCGCCACGCTGGCGGGCTCGCCGGTCACGACCACCACCGACCTGGCGCAGGGCTCGCCCGAGCTGCCCGCGACGGACGCGCTCGTCTACCTCACGGCCGCCGGCGACCGGGTGATCGTGCGACCGTCCGGCACGGAGCCGAAGCTCAAGTGCTACCTCGAGGTCGTGAGCGAGGTGCGCGCCGGGACCGACGTCGCTCGCGCCCGCCGGGACGCCCGCGAGCGGATGGCGCTCCTGCGGGCCGACGTGGCGGCCGCGGTCGGCCTCTGA